A window of Ammospiza caudacuta isolate bAmmCau1 chromosome 29, bAmmCau1.pri, whole genome shotgun sequence contains these coding sequences:
- the LOC131569219 gene encoding zinc finger protein 721-like, which yields MEEEEEEEAGRKRSRERPAEQELSMESSEELVAEAELGVQEQLQDEEKKPHKCSECGKSFKRRLNFIKHCKIHTGEQLGSEGEKPTLDQRSELGLHEQLQGGQEKPHKCSECGKSFRWSSSLSKHRRIHKGQQVGSEGDKPTLGQGQGSELGVHEQFQEKPHTCSQCGKSFRLRSCLIIHQRIHTGGQLRSEGEKPNLDQGGGQRSEVEVHEQLQDEEKPPRFLEWEKSFMLNSHLIEQLKKQTEQQLRCEEEKPNLDHGGGQRSELEVHEQLQDEEEKPHRCSECGEIFMLSSHLMEHLKNHTGEHLRSEEEKPNLDQGGEQNLGLREQLQGGEEKPHRCSECGKIFRWRANLVRHLRIHTGERPYQCGVCGKRFSQNSNLTVHLKIHTGPQVGSEGDKATLDQGQGSELGLHEELQGGEKKSHKCSECGKIFRWRSNLIRHRRMHTGERPYVCGHCGKGFTQKAHVMEHQKIHVGPQLGGNPTLGDEGGEGSELGLHEQLQGGEEKPHKCSECGKSFRWRSKMMRHFRTHTGGQLRCEGQNPTLGEGSELGVQEQLQGGEEKPHKCSECGKSFWKSSNLTRHLRIHTGERPYVCGVCGKSFTQKTHLSDHQKVHTGQQLGGNPALAHEGGQIVMVVVHEQLQGGEKKPHKCSECGKSFRKRANLMEHSRVHTGEKPYKCGECGESFSWNSQLIRHQRVTHTGEKPYACQFCAKSFTCKSHLTSHLRTHTGEKPYECDQCHKRFQSSSSLVVHQRSHTGERPFQCPECGVGFKENSALVRHRRTHTGERPYGCEQCQSSFPTRSLLAEHQRIHTGEKPFRCDDCGKGFRQKSSLVKHRRIHTGERPYVCGQCGKSFTQSSNLFAHQRSHAERPYECEYCWRSFSQSSSLILHQKCHTQVRPYECRKCGKSFTTKSCLLTHRMIHTGERPFECGECGKGFMSKSHLVYHQRMHSGEKPYECEQCKKRFLTSSHLLSHKLTHSGERPFCCYACGRGFRQRSKLVTHQRIHANERPFCCPDCGKGFRQRCSLVIHQRIHTDERPYECGECGRSFRESCSLTVHQRRHTGERPYECGQCQKRFVSSSELVGHQRSHTDERPFQCPECGKSFKSVSRLNRHRRNHAGERPYECGQCQKRFLTSSELLSHQLIHTEEKPFHCRECGQGFRRNSNLIVHRRIHTGERPHKCPQCGKGFISTSNLTVHLRRHTGERPYECPQCGKSFANSSHLTVHLRSHTGERPYKCDQCQKGFYTSSELLRHQRIHADERPFRCPDCGVGFKDKSTLVKHRRIHTGERPHECPQCEKSFRDSSSLTVHLRSHTGERPYKCDQCQKGFYTSSQLLEHQRTHTDERPFRCPECGVGFKHNSALVTHRRIHTRERPHKCPQCGKSFSKISALSRHQKSQH from the exons atggaggaggaggaggaggaggaggccgggaggaagaggagcagagagCGCCcggcag agcaggagctgagcatggagagcagcGAGGAGCTGGTGGCTGAGGCCGAGCTGGGggtccaggagcagctccaggatgaGGAGAagaagccccacaagtgctcggagtgtgggaagagcttcaagAGGAGATTGAACTTTATCAAGCATTGCAAAATCCACACCGGAGAACAACTGggatctgagggggaaaaacccaCCCTGGACCAGAGATCCGAGCTGGggctccatgagcagctccagggtgggcaggagaagccccacaagtgctccgagtgtgggaagagcttcaggtggAGCTCGTCCCTGAGCAAGCATCGCAGAATCCACAAGGGGCAACAGGTGGGATCTGAGGGGGACAAAcccaccctgggccagggccagggATCAGAGCTGGGGGTCCATGAGCAGTTCCAGGAGAAGCCCCACACGTGCTcgcagtgtgggaagagcttcaggttGAGATCCTGCCTGATTAtccaccagaggatccacacgGGGGGACAGCTGAGATCTGAGGGAGAAAAACCCAACTTGGACCAGGGAGGGGGTCAGAGATCAGAGGTGGAggtccatgagcagctccaggatgaGGAGAAGCCTCCCAGGTTCTTGGAATGGGAGAAGAGCTTCATGCTGAATTCCCACCTGATTGAACAGCTGAAGAAGCAGACGGAGCAACAGCTGAGATGTGAGGAGGAAAAACCCAACCTGGACCATGGTGGTGGTCAGAGATCAGAGCTGGAggtccatgagcagctccaggatgaAGAGGAGAAGCCCCACAGGTGCTCGGAATGTGGGGAGATCTTCATGCTGAGTTCCCACCTGATGGAACACTTGAAGAACCACACGGGAGAACATCTGAGATCCGAGGAGGAAAAACCCAACTTGGACCAGGGAGGTGAGCAGAACTTGGGGCTCcgtgagcagctccagggtgggGAGGAGAAGCCCCACAGGTGCTCGGAGTGTGGGAAGATCTTCAGGTGGAGAGCCAACCTGGTCCGCCACCTCAGAATCCACACGGGAGAACGCCCCTACCagtgtggggtgtgtgggaAGAGATTCAGCCAGAATTCCAACCTGACTGTCCACCTCAAAATCCACACGGGGCCGCAGGTGGGATCCGAGGGGGACAAAGCCACCCTGGACCAGGGCCAGGGATCCGAGCTGGGGCTCCACGAGGAGCTCCAGGGTGGGGAGAAGAAGTCCCACAAGTGCTCGGAGTGTGGCAAGATCTTCAGGTGGAGGTCCAACCTGATCCGCCACCGCAGAAtgcacactggggagaggccctacgtGTGTGGGCACTGCGGGAAGGGCTTCACCCAGAAAGCCCACGTGATGGAGCACCAGAAGATCCACGTGGGGCCACAGCTGGGCGGAAATCCAACCCTGGGTGATGAAGGGGGTGAGGGATCAGAGCTGGggctccatgagcagctccagggtggggaggagaagccccacaagtgctccgagtgtgggaagagcttcaggtggAGATCCAAAATGATGAGGCATTTCAGAACCCACACGGGGGGACAGCTGAGATGTGAGGGACAAAACCCCACCCTGGGTGAGGGATCAGAGCTGGGGGTccaagagcagctccagggtgggGAGGAGAAGCCGCACAAGTGCTccgagtgtgggaagagcttctggAAGAGCTCCAACCTGACCCGCCACCTCAGAATCCACACGGGTGAACGACCCTAcgtgtgtggggtgtgtgggaagagcttcacccAGAAAACCCACCTGAGTGACCACCAGAAGGTCCACACTGGGCAACAGCTGGGCGGAAATCCAGCCCTGGCTCATGAAGGCGGTCAGATAGTGATGGTGGTGGTCCAcgagcagctccagggtggggagaagaagccccacaagtgctCGGAGTGcgggaagagcttcaggaagAGAGCCAACCTGATGGAGCACAGCAGGGTCCACACCGGGGAGAAGCCCTAcaagtgtggggagtgtggggaGAGCTTCAGCTGGAACTCGCAGCTCATCCGCCACCAGAGGGTGACCCACACCGGCGAGAAACCCTACGCGTGCCAGTTCTGCGCCAAGAGCTTCACCTGCAAGTCCCACCTGACCAGCCACCTGAGGACCCACACCGGGGAGAAGCCCTACGAGTGCGACCAGTGCCACAAGAGgttccagagcagctcctcgCTCGTCGTCCACCAGCGCTCGCACACGGGCGAGCGGCCGTTCCAGTGCCCCGAGTGCGGCGTGGGCTTCAAGGAGAACTCGGCCCTCGTCCGGCACCGCCGGACCCACaccggggagaggccctacggGTGcgagcagtgccagagctcctTCCCGACCCGCTCGCTGCTGGCGGAGCACCAGCgcatccacaccggggagaAACCGTTCCGCTGCGACGACTGCGGGAAGGGCTTCCGGCAAAAGTCCAGCCTGGTCAAGCACCGCAGgatccacaccggggagaggCCGTACGTGTGCGGGCAGTGCGGGAAGAGCTTCACGCAGAGCTCCAACCTGTTTGCGCACCAGAGGAGCCACGCGGAGCGGCCCTACGAGTGCGAGTACTGCTGGAGGAGCTTCTCgcagagctccagcctgatCCTCCACCAGAAGTGCCACACGCAGGTGAGGCCCTACGAGTGCAGGAAGTGCGGCAAGAGCTTCACCACCAAGTCCTGCCTCCTCACCCACCGCATGATCCACACCGGGGAGCGGCCCTTCGAGTGTGGGGAGTGCGGGAAGGGCTTCATGTCCAAGTCCCACCTGGTTTACCACCAGAGGATGCACAGCGGGGAGAAACCCTACGAGTGTGAGCAGTGCAAGAAGAGGTTCCTGACCAGCTCCCACCTGCTCAGCCACAAGCTGACGCACTCCGGGGAGAGGCCGTTCTGCTGTTACGCTTGCGGGAGGGGGTTCCGGCAAAGGTCCAAGCTGGTCAC TCACCAGCGCATTCACGCCAACGAGCGGCCATTTTGCTGTCCTGATTGTGGAAAGGGATTCAGGCAAAGGTGCAGCCTTGTCATCCACCAGCGAATCCACACAGAtgagaggccctatgagtgtggggagtgtggcaGGAGCTtcagagagagctgcagcctgacTGTCCACCAGAGGAGGCACACGGGGGAACGACCCTACGAGTGTGGTCAGTGCCAGAAGAGGTttgtgagcagctctgagctcgtGGGGCACCAGCGCTCACACACAGATGAGAGGCCCTTCCAGTGCCCCGAATGCgggaagagcttcaaaagcgTCTCCCGCCTTAACAGGCACCGGCGCAACCAcgctggggagaggccctacgagtgtggtCAGTGCCAGAAGAGGTTCCTGACCAGCTCCGAGCTCCTCAGTCACCAGCTCATCCACACCGAGGAAAAGCCGTTCCACTGCCGTGAGTGCGGGCAGGGCTTCAGGCGCAACTCCAACCTCATCGTCCACCGACgcatccacaccggggagagACCCCacaagtgtccccagtgtgggaagggcttcatcTCGACCTCCAACCTGACTGTCCACCTGAGAAGAcacacaggggagaggccctatgagtgtccccagtgtgggaagagcttcgCAAACAGCTCCCACCTGACTGTGCACCTGAGGAGccacacaggggagaggccctacaagtGTGATCAGTGCCAGAAGGGCTTTTACACCTCGTCTGAACTCCTCAGGCACCAGCGCATCCACGCAGAcgagaggcccttccgctgtCCCGATTGTGGGGTGGGATTCAAAGACAAGTCAACGCTTGTCAAACACAggaggatccacactggggagagaccccacgagtgtccccagtgtgagAAGAGCTTCAGAGACAGCTCCAGCCTGACTGTGCACCTGAGGagccacactggggagaggccctacaagtGTGATCAGTGCCAGAAGGGCTTTTACACCTCGTCCCAACTCCTCGAGCACCAGCGCACCCACACGGAcgagaggcccttccgctgtCCCGAATGTGGGGTGGGATTCAAGCACAACTCAGCTCTGGTCACACACAGGAGGATCCACACCAGGGAGAGACCCCacaagtgtccccagtgtgggaagagcttttcTAAAATCTCTGCCTTGAGCAGACACCAAAAGAGCCAGCACTGA
- the LOC131569218 gene encoding zinc finger protein OZF-like, whose protein sequence is MESSEELVAEAVGSGSTARQGEANGEEKPRRSLSRRGCKGRARGSEGERASLGHGGAQRSELGLHEQLQGGEEKPHKCSECGKSFRRRSTLNVHMRSHTGERTYECDECQQTFYRNSHLVSHQRIHANERPFCCPDCGKGFRQRCSLVIHQRIHTGERPYECGECGRSFRESCSLTVHLRRHTGERPYECGQCQKRFVSSSELVGHQRSHTDERPFQCPDCGKSFKSVSRLNRHRRNHAGERPYECGQCQKRFLTSSELLSHQLIHTEEKPFHCRECGQGFRRNSNLIVHRRIHTGERPHKCPQCGKGFISTSNLTVHLRRHTGERPYECPQCGKSFANSSHLTVHLRSHTGERPYKCDQCQKGFYTSSELLRHQRIHADERPFRCPDCGVGFKDKSTLVKHRRIHTGERPHECPQCEKSFRDSSSLTVHLRSHTGERPYKCDQCQKGFYTSSQLLEHQRIHTDERPFRCPECGVGFKHNSALVTHRRIHTRERPHKCPQCGKSFSKISALSRHQKSQH, encoded by the coding sequence atggagagcagcGAGGAGCTGGTGGCTGAGGCCGTTGGGAGCGGCTCCACGGCTCGGCAGGGAGAAGCCAACGGGGAGGAGAAGCCGCGGAGATCCctgagcaggaggggctgcaaaggCAGAGCGCGGGGATCCGAGGGggaaagagccagcctgggccaTGGAGGGGCTCAGAGATCCGAGCTGGggctccatgagcagctccagggtggagaggagaagccccacaagtgctccgagtgtgggaagagcttcaggaggAGATCCACCCTGAATGTCCATATGAGGAGTCACACGGGGGAGAGGACCTATGAGTGTGATGAATGCCAACAGACGTTTTACAGAAATTCCCATCTCGTCAGTCACCAGCGCATTCACGCCAACGAGCGGCCATTTTGCTGTCCTGATTGTGGAAAGGGATTCAGGCAAAGGTGCAGCCTTGTCATCCACCAGCgaatccacactggggagaggccctatgagtgtggggagtgtggcaGGAGCTtcagagagagctgcagcctgacTGTCCACCTGAGGAGGCACACGGGGGAACGACCCTACGAGTGTGGTCAGTGCCAGAAGAGGTttgtgagcagctctgagctcgtGGGGCACCAGCGCTCACACACAGATGAGAGGCCCTTCCAGTGCCCCGACTGCgggaagagcttcaaaagcgTCTCCCGCCTTAACAGGCACCGGCGCAACCAcgctggggagaggccctacgagtgtggtCAGTGCCAGAAGAGGTTCCTGACCAGCTCCGAGCTCCTCAGTCACCAGCTCATCCACACCGAGGAAAAGCCGTTCCACTGCCGTGAGTGCGGGCAGGGCTTCAGGCGCAACTCCAACCTCATCGTCCACCGACgcatccacaccggggagagACCCCacaagtgtccccagtgtgggaagggcttcatcTCGACCTCCAACCTGACTGTCCACCTGAGAAGACACACgggggagaggccctatgagtgtccccagtgtgggaagagcttcgCAAACAGCTCCCACCTGACTGTGCACCTGAGGAGccacacaggggagaggccctacaagtGTGATCAGTGCCAGAAGGGCTTTTACACCTCGTCTGAACTCCTCAGGCACCAGCGCATCCACGCAGAcgagaggcccttccgctgtCCCGATTGTGGGGTGGGATTCAAAGACAAGTCAACCCTCGTCAAACACAGGAGgatccacaccggggagagACCccacgagtgtccccagtgtgagAAGAGCTTCAGAGACAGCTCCAGCCTGACTGTGCACCTGAGGagccacactggggagaggccctacaagtGTGATCAGTGCCAGAAGGGCTTTTACACCTCGTCCCAACTCCTCGAGCACCAGCGCATCCACACGGAcgagaggcccttccgctgtCCCGAATGTGGGGTGGGATTCAAGCACAACTCAGCTCTGGTCACACACAGGAGGATCCACACCAGGGAGAGACCCCacaagtgtccccagtgtgggaagagcttttcTAAAATCTCTGCCTTGAGCAGACACCAAAAGAGCCAGCACTGA
- the LOC131569217 gene encoding zinc finger protein 850-like isoform X2, which yields MESSEELVAEAVGSGSTARQGEANGEEKPRRSPSRRGCKGRARGSEGERASLGHGGAQRSELGLHEQLQGGQEKPHKCSECGRSFTKRSNLNAHLRSHTGERPYECDQCQQRFYRNSDLVSHRRTHTNERPFCCPDCGKGFRRRSYLVIHQQIHTGERPFRCSDCGKGFRDSSALILHQHIHTGEKPYECDQCKKRFLSSSTLVKHQMIHTGQKPYECDVCKKRFQSSTTLRAHQIIHTEERPFRCPDCGKGFRHNCHLITHRRLHTGERPYKCGECGKGFTSSSQLTVHQRIHTGERPYECDQCQKRFSSSGDLLKHQRIHTKERPFRCPDCGKGFKYNSALIIHQNIHTGERPRECPQCGKSFTNYSSLVYHLRSHTGERPHECGECGKSFMYKSHLIYHQRSHTGERPYECDQCQKTFQSSSHLHMHQRSHTDERPFRCPDCGKSFRHNAELVAHQRIHTGERPYECDQCEKRFLRSACLLRHQLIHTEEKPFRCRDCGKGFTQKNQLIMHQRIHTGEKPHKCSECGKSFTRRSTLTVHLRSHTGERPYECDQCQKRFVSSSELVGHQRSHTDERPFQCPECGKSFKSVSHLNRHRRIHTGERPYECGQCQKRFLSSSELLSHQLIHTGERPFHCRDCRQSFRSNSTLIVHRRIHTGAKPYECPQCGKVFRESSHVTAHLRSHTGERPYECPQCGKSFTQRWNLTVHLRSHTGERPYECDQCQKGFHTSSDLLKHQRIHMDERPFRCPECGVGFKQNSALVKHRRIHTGERPYKCPQCGKGFSQSSGLWTHQKIHTREKPQNHTGERPYKCDQCTKRFLWSYHLLKHQRIHTEQKSIRCPDCRKSFNRNSALIFHQHIHTGEKPYECDQCQKRFQSSCQLLCHQRIHTKERPFHCPDCGKRFKHNSALVIHRLIHTGERPYGCDCCKKRFYRMSNLHKHQRIHTDERPFQCPDCKKGFKHSSALIIHQRIHTGERPYECDQCQKRFQSSSQLFSHKRIHTEERPFHCLHCGKGFKHKSALVIHRRIHTGERPHECPQCGKSFRNSSSLTVHLRSHTGERPYKCDQCQKGFYTSSHLLVHQRTHTDERPFRCPDCGVGFKEKSTLVKHRRIHTGERPYECPQCEKSFRDSSSLTVHRRSHTGERPYECDQCQKGFYTSSQLLKHQRIHSDERPFRCPDCGVGFKQNSALVTHRRIHTGERPHKCSQCGKSFSRTSTLSRHQKSQH from the exons atggagagcagcGAGGAGCTGGTGGCTGAGGCCGTTGGGAGCGGCTCCACGGCTCGGCAGGGAGAAGCCAACGGGGAGGAGAAGCCGCGGAGATCCCcgagcaggaggggctgcaaaggCAGAGCGCGGGGATCCGAGGGggaaagagccagcctgggccaTGGAGGGGCTCAGAGATCCGAGCTGGggctccatgagcagctccagggtgggcaggagaagccccacaagtgctCGGAGTGTGGGAGGAGCTTCACGAAGAGATCCAACCTGAATGCCCATCTGAGGAGCCACAcgggggagaggccctacgagtgtgatCAATGCCAGCAGAGGTTTTACAGAAATTCCGATCTCGTCAGTCACCGGCGCACTCACACCAACGAGCGGCCATTTTGCTGTCCTGATTGTGGAAAGGGATTCAGGCGAAGGTCCTACCTCGTCATCCACCAGCaaatccacactggggagaggccatTCCGCTGCTCTGattgtgggaagggcttcagggacagctctgccctcaTCTTGCACCAgcacatccacactggggagaagccCTACGAGTGTGATCAGTGCAAGAAGAGGTTCCTGAGCAGCTCCACCTTGGTTAAacaccagatgatccacacgGGGCAGAAGCCCTACGAGTGTGATGTGTGCaagaagaggtttcagagcagCACCACTCTTCGTGCACACCAGATCATCCACACCGAGGAGCGGCCGTTCCGCTGTCCTGACTGCGGGAAGGGATTCAGGCACAACTGCCACCTCATCACCCACCGGCGCCTCCACACCGGGGAGAGACCCTAcaagtgtggggaatgtgggaagggcttcaccTCAAGCTCCCAACTGACTGtccaccagaggatccacaccggggagaggccctacgagtgtgatCAGTGCCAGAAGAGGTTCTCGAGCAGCGGGGATCTCCTCAAGCACCAGCGCATCCACACCAAGGAGAGGCCGTTCCGCTGTCCTGATTGTGGGAAGGGTTTCAAGTACAACTCCGCCCTCATCATCCACCAGaacatccacactggggagagacCCCGTGAGTGTCcgcagtgtgggaagagcttcaccaACTACTCCAGCCTGGTTTACCACCTGAGGAGCCACACCGGGGAGAGGCCCCACGAGTGTGgagagtgtgggaagagcttcatgTACAAGTCCCACCTGATTTACCACCAGAGGAGCCACACTGGGGAACGACCGTACGAGTGTGACCAGTGCCAGAAGAcgtttcagagcagctcccacctcCACATGCACCAGCGCTCACACACGGatgagaggcccttccgctgccccgattgtgggaagagcttcaggcacaACGCCGAACTCGTCGCCCACCAACgcatccacaccggggagaggccctacgagtgtgatCAGTGTGAGAAGAGGTTCCTGAGGAGCGCTTGTCTCCTCCGTCACCAGCTGATCCACACCGAGGAGAAGCCGTTCCGCTGCCGTGACTGCGGGAAGGGCTTCACTCAGAAGAACCAACTCATCATGCACCAGCgcatccacaccgg ggagaagccccacaagtgctcggagtgtgggaagagcttcacgAGGAGATCCACCCTGACTGTCCACCTGAGGAGCCACACGGGGGAACGACCCTACGAGTGTGACCAGTGCCAGAAGAGGTttgtgagcagctctgagctcgtGGGGCACCAGCGCTCACACACGGACGAGAGGCCCTTCCAGTGCCCCGAATGCgggaagagcttcaaaagcgTCTCCCACCTCAACAggcaccggcgcatccacaccggggagaggccctacgagtgtggtCAGTGCCAGAAGAGGTTCCTGAGCAGCTCCGAGCTCCTCAGCCACCAGCTcatccacaccggggagaggCCGTTCCACTGCCGTGACTGCAGGCAGAGCTTCAGGAGCAACTCCACCCTCATCGtccaccggcgcatccacaccgGGGCGaagccctacgagtgtccccagtgtgggaaggtCTTCAGAGAGAGCTCCCATGTGACTGCCCACCTGAGGAGCCACaccggggagaggccctatgagtgtccccagtgtgggaagagtttCACCCAGAGGTGGAATCTGACTGTCCACCTCAGAAGccacacaggggagaggccctacgagtgtgatCAGTGCCAGAAGGGCTTTCACACCTCGTCTGATCTCCTCAAGCACCAGCGCATCCACATGGAcgagaggcccttccgctgtCCCGAATGTGGGGTGGGATTCAAGCAGAACTCAGCGCTCGTCAAACACAggaggatccacactggggagagacCCTacaagtgtccccagtgtgggaagggcttctcgcagagctcagggctgtggaCCCACCAGAAGATCCACACCAGGGAGAAACCCCAgaa ccacactggggagaggccctacaaaTGTGATCAGTGCACTAAGAGGTTCCTCTGGAGCTACCATCTCCTCAAGCACCAGCGCATTCACACTGAGCAGAAGTCGATCCGCTGCCCTGATTGTCGGAAGAGTTTCAATCGCAACTCTGCCCTCATCTTCCACCAGCACatccacaccggggagaagCCCTACGAGTGTGATCAGTgccagaagaggtttcagagcagctgccagctcctctgTCACCAGCGCATTCACACCAAGGAACGGCCGTTCCACTGTCCTGATTGTGGGAAAAGATTCAAGCACAACTCCGCCCTTGTCATCCACCGACTCATTCACaccggggagaggccctatgGGTGTGATTGCTGCAAAAAGAGGTTTTACAGAATGTCCAATCTCCACAAGCACCAGCGCATCCACACGGACGAGAGGCCCTTCCAATGCCCCGACTGCAAGAAGGGATtcaagcacagctctgccctgataATCCACCAGCGCATCCACACgggggagaggccctatgagtgtgaTCAGTgccagaagaggtttcagagcagctcccagctcttcAGTCACAAGCGCATTCACACTGAGGAGAGGCCGTTCCACTGCCTTCATtgtgggaagggattcaagCACAAATCTGCCCTTGTCAtccaccggcgcatccacaccggggagagACCccacgagtgtccccagtgtgggaagagcttcagaaACAGCTCCAGTCTGACTGTGCACCTGAGGAGCCACACgggggagaggccctacaagtGTGATCAGTGCCAGAAGGGCTTTTACACCTCGTCCCATCTCCTCGTACACCAGCGCACCCACACGGatgagaggcccttccgctgtCCCGATTGTGGGGTGGGATTCAAAGAGAAGTCAACCCTCGTCAAACACAGGAGgatccacaccggggagagaccctatgagtgtccccagtgtgagAAGAGCTTCAGAGACAGCTCCAGCCTTACTGTGCACCGGAGGAGccacacaggggagaggccctacgagtgtgatCAGTGCCAGAAGGGCTTTTACACCTCGTCCCAACTCCTCAAGCACCAGCGCATCCACTCGGAcgagaggcccttccgctgtCCCGATTGTGGGGTGGGATTCAAGCAGAACTCAGCGCTCGTCACACACAGGAGgatccacaccggggagagACCCCACAAGTGttcccagtgtgggaagagcttctctaGAACCTCTACCTTGAGCAGACACCAGAAGAGCCAGCACTGA
- the LOC131569217 gene encoding zinc finger protein 420-like isoform X1: protein MESSEELVAEAVGSGSTARQGEANGEEKPRRSPSRRGCKGRARGSEGERASLGHGGAQRSELGLHEQLQGGQEKPHKCSECGRSFTKRSNLNAHLRSHTGERPYECDQCQQRFYRNSDLVSHRRTHTNERPFCCPDCGKGFRRRSYLVIHQQIHTGERPFRCSDCGKGFRDSSALILHQHIHTGEKPYECDQCKKRFLSSSTLVKHQMIHTGQKPYECDVCKKRFQSSTTLRAHQIIHTEERPFRCPDCGKGFRHNCHLITHRRLHTGERPYKCGECGKGFTSSSQLTVHQRIHTGERPYECDQCQKRFSSSGDLLKHQRIHTKERPFRCPDCGKGFKYNSALIIHQNIHTGERPRECPQCGKSFTNYSSLVYHLRSHTGERPHECGECGKSFMYKSHLIYHQRSHTGERPYECDQCQKTFQSSSHLHMHQRSHTDERPFRCPDCGKSFRHNAELVAHQRIHTGERPYECDQCEKRFLRSACLLRHQLIHTEEKPFRCRDCGKGFTQKNQLIMHQRIHTGERPHECPQCGKGFCQISSLTRHQKSQH, encoded by the coding sequence atggagagcagcGAGGAGCTGGTGGCTGAGGCCGTTGGGAGCGGCTCCACGGCTCGGCAGGGAGAAGCCAACGGGGAGGAGAAGCCGCGGAGATCCCcgagcaggaggggctgcaaaggCAGAGCGCGGGGATCCGAGGGggaaagagccagcctgggccaTGGAGGGGCTCAGAGATCCGAGCTGGggctccatgagcagctccagggtgggcaggagaagccccacaagtgctCGGAGTGTGGGAGGAGCTTCACGAAGAGATCCAACCTGAATGCCCATCTGAGGAGCCACAcgggggagaggccctacgagtgtgatCAATGCCAGCAGAGGTTTTACAGAAATTCCGATCTCGTCAGTCACCGGCGCACTCACACCAACGAGCGGCCATTTTGCTGTCCTGATTGTGGAAAGGGATTCAGGCGAAGGTCCTACCTCGTCATCCACCAGCaaatccacactggggagaggccatTCCGCTGCTCTGattgtgggaagggcttcagggacagctctgccctcaTCTTGCACCAgcacatccacactggggagaagccCTACGAGTGTGATCAGTGCAAGAAGAGGTTCCTGAGCAGCTCCACCTTGGTTAAacaccagatgatccacacgGGGCAGAAGCCCTACGAGTGTGATGTGTGCaagaagaggtttcagagcagCACCACTCTTCGTGCACACCAGATCATCCACACCGAGGAGCGGCCGTTCCGCTGTCCTGACTGCGGGAAGGGATTCAGGCACAACTGCCACCTCATCACCCACCGGCGCCTCCACACCGGGGAGAGACCCTAcaagtgtggggaatgtgggaagggcttcaccTCAAGCTCCCAACTGACTGtccaccagaggatccacaccggggagaggccctacgagtgtgatCAGTGCCAGAAGAGGTTCTCGAGCAGCGGGGATCTCCTCAAGCACCAGCGCATCCACACCAAGGAGAGGCCGTTCCGCTGTCCTGATTGTGGGAAGGGTTTCAAGTACAACTCCGCCCTCATCATCCACCAGaacatccacactggggagagacCCCGTGAGTGTCcgcagtgtgggaagagcttcaccaACTACTCCAGCCTGGTTTACCACCTGAGGAGCCACACCGGGGAGAGGCCCCACGAGTGTGgagagtgtgggaagagcttcatgTACAAGTCCCACCTGATTTACCACCAGAGGAGCCACACTGGGGAACGACCGTACGAGTGTGACCAGTGCCAGAAGAcgtttcagagcagctcccacctcCACATGCACCAGCGCTCACACACGGatgagaggcccttccgctgccccgattgtgggaagagcttcaggcacaACGCCGAACTCGTCGCCCACCAACgcatccacaccggggagaggccctacgagtgtgatCAGTGTGAGAAGAGGTTCCTGAGGAGCGCTTGTCTCCTCCGTCACCAGCTGATCCACACCGAGGAGAAGCCGTTCCGCTGCCGTGACTGCGGGAAGGGCTTCACTCAGAAGAACCAACTCATCATGCACCAGCgcatccacaccggggagagACCccacgagtgtccccagtgtgggaagggcttttGTCAAATCTCCAGCTTGACCAGACACCAAAAGAGCCagcactga